The Thioalkalivibrio sulfidiphilus HL-EbGr7 genome includes a window with the following:
- a CDS encoding GxxExxY protein: MDAKRKRISERVIGCAFEVSNTLGAGFLENVYENALAVEFARAGMDFDRQAVLPVSYKGELIGQYVADFVVEQRLIVEIKALSRLVLEHEAQVMNYLKATGLTVGLLLNFGTPRLGVRRIVWGHDDNQAL; the protein is encoded by the coding sequence ATGGACGCAAAGAGGAAAAGGATTTCCGAACGGGTGATCGGCTGCGCATTCGAGGTCAGTAATACCTTGGGGGCCGGTTTCCTGGAAAACGTTTATGAGAACGCGCTGGCAGTGGAGTTCGCGCGTGCGGGAATGGATTTTGACAGGCAAGCCGTGCTGCCTGTCAGTTACAAGGGTGAGCTCATCGGTCAATACGTGGCCGATTTCGTGGTCGAGCAGCGCTTGATTGTCGAGATCAAAGCGTTGTCGCGATTGGTGCTGGAGCATGAGGCTCAAGTCATGAACTACCTCAAAGCGACAGGGCTGACGGTAGGCTTGTTGTTGAATTTCGGGACTCCGCGTCTGGGTGTGCGGCGCATCGTCTGGGGTCACGATGACAATCAAGCGCTTTGA
- the carB gene encoding carbamoyl-phosphate synthase large subunit produces MPKRTDINSILIIGAGPIIIGQACEFDYSGAQACKALREEGYRVILVNSNPATIMTDPEMADAVYIEPVEWKTVARIIEREKPDAILPTMGGQTALNCALDLAKHGVLKKHNVELIGASEDAIDMAEDRERFRDAMTEIGLESPMAFVVNTWDEAQEVQPKIGFPVIIRPSFTMGGSGGGIAYNRDEYEEIVKRGLDLSPTNEVQVEESVLGWKEYEMEVVRDKADNCIIICSIENLDPMGIHTGDSITVAPAQTLTDKEYQIMRNASIAVLRKIGVDTGGSNVQFAVNPDDGRLVIIEMNPRVSRSSALASKATGFPIAKVAAKLAVGYTLDELRNEITGGVTPASFEPSIDYVVTKVPRFTFEKFPQAEAKLTTQMKSVGEVMAIGRCFQESFQKALRGLETGADGLNPMVDLNDPDAEMLVRQQLVANGPDRIWYVGDAFRLGMSIEQVHELTRIDRWFLAQINELIFTEQQLQGRSLKDLDRLALLDLKRRGFSDRRLATLLGEKEQAVREHRHGLKVRPVYKRVDTCAAEFASNTAYMYSSYDEECEAAPSSREKIMVLGGGPNRIGQGIEFDYCCVHAALAMREDGYETIMVNCNPETVSTDYDTSDRLYFEPLTLEDVLEIVAVEKPRGVIVQYGGQTPLKLARDLEAAGVPIIGTTPDSIDLAEDRERFQQLIDRLELVQPPNRTARSVEDAISKAEEIGYPVVVRPSYVLGGRAMEIVYNEEDLRRYMRSAVQVSNDAPVLLDRFLDDAVEVDVDAICDGEEVLIGGVMQHIEQAGVHSGDSACSLPPYSLDKKIQDELREQVRKMAFGLKVVGLMNTQFAVQGDKVYVLEVNPRASRTVPFVSKAIGKPLAKIAARCMAGRSLREQGVDGEVIPSYFSVKEAVFPFIKFPGVDTILGPEMKSTGEVMGMGRSFGEAFAKSQLGAGVTLPQRGKAFVSVREADKGGVAKVGRALVEQGFEVIATRGTAEVLKAAGIECTPVNKVTEGRPHIVDMIKNDEISLIVNTTEGRQAIADSFTIRREALQHKVSYTTTLAGALATVSALSYLAHEEVYRLQDMHQENR; encoded by the coding sequence ATGCCTAAGCGTACAGACATCAACAGCATCCTCATCATCGGCGCCGGCCCGATCATCATCGGCCAGGCCTGTGAGTTCGACTACTCCGGCGCCCAGGCCTGCAAGGCGCTGCGCGAGGAGGGCTACCGGGTCATCCTGGTGAACTCCAACCCGGCCACCATCATGACCGACCCGGAGATGGCGGACGCCGTCTACATCGAGCCGGTGGAATGGAAGACCGTGGCGCGCATCATCGAGCGTGAGAAGCCGGATGCCATCCTGCCCACCATGGGCGGACAGACGGCGCTCAACTGCGCCCTGGATCTGGCGAAGCACGGCGTGCTCAAGAAGCACAACGTGGAGCTGATCGGCGCCAGCGAGGACGCCATCGACATGGCCGAGGACCGGGAGCGCTTCCGCGACGCCATGACCGAGATCGGTCTCGAGTCGCCCATGGCCTTCGTGGTCAACACCTGGGATGAGGCCCAGGAGGTGCAGCCGAAGATCGGCTTCCCGGTGATCATCCGCCCGTCCTTCACCATGGGCGGCAGCGGCGGCGGCATCGCCTACAACCGCGACGAGTACGAGGAGATCGTCAAGCGCGGCCTGGACCTCTCGCCCACCAACGAGGTGCAGGTGGAGGAGTCCGTGCTGGGCTGGAAGGAATACGAGATGGAGGTGGTGCGCGACAAGGCGGACAACTGCATCATCATCTGCTCCATCGAGAACCTGGACCCCATGGGCATCCACACCGGTGACTCCATTACCGTGGCCCCGGCCCAGACGCTCACCGACAAGGAATACCAGATCATGCGCAACGCCTCCATCGCGGTGCTGCGCAAGATCGGCGTGGATACCGGCGGTTCCAACGTGCAGTTCGCCGTGAACCCGGACGACGGCCGCCTGGTGATCATCGAGATGAACCCGCGTGTGTCGCGCTCCTCGGCCCTGGCCTCCAAGGCCACCGGCTTCCCCATCGCCAAGGTGGCGGCCAAGCTGGCCGTGGGCTACACCCTGGATGAGCTGCGCAACGAGATCACCGGCGGCGTCACACCCGCGTCCTTCGAGCCGTCCATCGACTACGTGGTCACCAAGGTGCCGCGTTTCACCTTCGAGAAATTCCCCCAGGCCGAGGCCAAGCTCACCACCCAGATGAAGTCGGTGGGCGAGGTGATGGCCATCGGGCGCTGCTTCCAGGAGTCCTTCCAGAAGGCCCTGCGGGGTCTTGAGACCGGTGCCGACGGCCTTAACCCCATGGTGGATCTGAACGACCCGGACGCGGAGATGCTGGTGCGCCAGCAGCTGGTGGCCAACGGTCCGGATCGCATCTGGTACGTGGGCGATGCCTTCCGCCTGGGGATGAGTATTGAGCAGGTCCACGAGCTGACCCGCATCGACCGCTGGTTCCTGGCCCAGATCAACGAGCTGATCTTCACCGAACAGCAACTCCAGGGCCGCAGCCTCAAGGACCTGGACCGCCTGGCCCTGCTGGATCTCAAGCGCCGGGGCTTCTCAGATCGTCGCCTGGCCACCCTGCTGGGCGAGAAGGAGCAGGCGGTGCGCGAGCATCGCCATGGTCTGAAGGTGCGCCCGGTGTACAAGCGGGTGGACACCTGCGCCGCGGAGTTCGCCTCCAACACCGCCTACATGTATTCCAGCTACGACGAGGAGTGCGAGGCCGCACCCTCCAGTCGCGAGAAGATCATGGTGCTGGGCGGCGGCCCCAACCGCATCGGTCAGGGCATCGAGTTCGACTACTGCTGCGTGCACGCGGCGCTCGCCATGCGCGAGGATGGCTATGAGACCATCATGGTCAACTGCAACCCGGAGACCGTGTCCACCGACTACGACACCTCCGATCGCCTGTACTTCGAGCCCCTGACCCTGGAAGACGTGCTGGAGATCGTGGCGGTCGAGAAGCCCAGGGGCGTGATCGTGCAGTACGGTGGCCAGACCCCGCTCAAGCTCGCCCGGGATCTCGAGGCCGCCGGCGTGCCCATCATCGGCACCACACCCGACTCCATTGATCTCGCCGAGGACCGGGAGCGCTTCCAGCAGCTCATCGACAGGCTGGAACTGGTGCAGCCCCCCAACCGCACCGCACGCAGCGTGGAGGACGCCATCAGCAAGGCCGAGGAGATCGGCTATCCGGTGGTGGTCCGTCCCTCCTACGTGCTGGGCGGCCGGGCCATGGAGATCGTCTACAACGAGGAGGACCTGCGCCGCTACATGCGCAGCGCCGTGCAGGTCTCCAACGATGCCCCCGTGCTGCTGGACCGGTTCCTGGATGACGCCGTGGAGGTGGACGTGGATGCCATCTGCGACGGCGAAGAGGTGCTCATCGGTGGCGTCATGCAGCACATCGAACAGGCCGGCGTGCATTCCGGCGACTCCGCCTGCTCCCTGCCGCCGTACTCCCTGGACAAGAAGATCCAGGACGAGCTGCGCGAGCAGGTGCGCAAGATGGCCTTCGGCCTCAAGGTGGTGGGTCTGATGAACACCCAGTTCGCGGTGCAGGGCGATAAGGTCTACGTGCTGGAGGTCAATCCCCGCGCCTCGCGCACCGTGCCCTTCGTCTCCAAGGCCATCGGCAAGCCCCTGGCCAAGATCGCCGCCCGCTGCATGGCCGGGCGCAGCCTCAGGGAGCAGGGCGTGGACGGCGAGGTGATCCCGTCCTACTTCTCCGTGAAGGAAGCGGTGTTTCCGTTCATCAAGTTCCCCGGCGTGGACACCATCCTGGGGCCGGAGATGAAGTCCACCGGCGAGGTTATGGGTATGGGCCGCAGCTTCGGCGAGGCCTTCGCCAAGAGCCAGCTGGGCGCGGGCGTGACCCTGCCCCAGCGCGGCAAGGCCTTCGTCAGCGTGCGCGAGGCGGACAAGGGCGGTGTGGCCAAGGTGGGCCGTGCGCTGGTGGAGCAGGGCTTCGAGGTCATCGCCACCCGCGGCACCGCCGAGGTCCTCAAGGCGGCGGGCATCGAATGCACGCCAGTCAACAAGGTCACCGAGGGCCGCCCGCACATCGTGGACATGATCAAGAACGACGAGATCAGCCTGATCGTGAACACCACCGAGGGCCGGCAGGCCATCGCGGATTCATTCACCATCCGCCGCGAGGCCCTGCAGCACAAGGTCAGCTACACCACGACCCTGGCCGGCGCGCTGGCCACGGTGTCGGCCTTGAGCTACCTGGCCCACGAGGAAGTCTACAGATTGCAGGACATGCATCAGGAGAATCGGTAA
- the greA gene encoding transcription elongation factor GreA has protein sequence MSKTPLTVAGANKLKAELQKLKSEDRPRVIAAIAEAREHGDLKENAEYHAAREQQGFIEGRIKEIEAKLSNAQIIDVTTLNAGGKVVFGATVDLSDEETGKEVTYQIVGDDEADIKEGKISVNSPIARALIGKEEGDVVTVKAPGGDKDYEIVAVKYI, from the coding sequence ATGAGCAAGACCCCGCTCACCGTGGCCGGCGCCAACAAGCTCAAGGCCGAACTGCAGAAATTGAAGAGCGAGGATCGCCCCCGGGTGATCGCCGCCATCGCCGAGGCCCGTGAACACGGCGATCTCAAGGAGAACGCCGAGTACCACGCCGCCCGCGAGCAGCAGGGCTTCATCGAGGGCCGCATCAAGGAGATCGAGGCCAAGCTCTCCAACGCCCAGATCATCGACGTGACCACGCTGAACGCCGGCGGCAAGGTGGTGTTCGGTGCCACGGTGGACCTGTCCGACGAGGAGACCGGCAAGGAAGTCACCTACCAGATCGTCGGCGACGACGAGGCGGACATCAAGGAAGGCAAGATCTCGGTGAACTCCCCGATCGCCCGTGCACTGATCGGCAAGGAAGAGGGTGACGTGGTGACCGTGAAGGCGCCGGGTGGCGACAAGGATTACGAGATCGTGGCGGTGAAATACATCTGA
- the yhbY gene encoding ribosome assembly RNA-binding protein YhbY: MALTDRQRKQLRTLAHPRKPIVIVGQKGLTDNVMEEINLALEHHELIKVKVNVADRDERSAAVEQICQQTGADLVQRIGFIATLFRRNLKKPVVEL, from the coding sequence ATGGCCCTCACCGACCGACAACGCAAACAACTCCGAACCCTCGCCCATCCCCGCAAGCCCATCGTTATCGTGGGTCAGAAGGGCCTGACCGACAACGTCATGGAAGAGATCAACCTGGCCCTGGAGCATCACGAGCTCATCAAGGTGAAGGTCAACGTGGCCGACCGGGACGAACGCAGCGCGGCGGTGGAACAGATCTGCCAGCAGACCGGCGCCGACCTGGTGCAGCGCATCGGCTTCATCGCCACGCTGTTCCGGCGCAACCTCAAGAAGCCGGTAGTAGAGCTCTAG
- the rlmE gene encoding 23S rRNA (uridine(2552)-2'-O)-methyltransferase RlmE produces the protein MPRSKSSHRWLKEHFDDEYVKRAQQEGYRSRAVYKLQEIQERDRLLRQGMTVVDLGAAPGGWTQYAAGLVGKHGRVVASDILPMDPLPGVTIVEGDFREAEVLERLLAVLGEGGADLVMSDMAPNMSGMDAVDQPRAMYLAELAAELARTVLKPGGDFLVKLFQGAEFDEYVRMLRTEYDKVSIRKPKASRPRSREVYAVARGRKVV, from the coding sequence ATGCCCCGAAGCAAAAGCAGCCACCGCTGGCTCAAGGAGCATTTCGACGACGAGTACGTCAAACGTGCCCAGCAGGAGGGCTACCGCTCCCGCGCCGTCTACAAGCTCCAGGAGATCCAGGAGCGGGATCGCCTCCTGCGCCAGGGCATGACCGTGGTGGACCTGGGCGCCGCCCCGGGCGGCTGGACCCAGTACGCGGCGGGCCTGGTGGGTAAGCACGGGCGGGTGGTGGCCTCGGACATCCTGCCCATGGACCCCCTGCCGGGGGTGACCATCGTCGAAGGGGACTTCCGCGAGGCCGAGGTGCTGGAACGCCTGCTGGCCGTGCTGGGCGAGGGCGGGGCAGACCTTGTGATGTCGGACATGGCCCCCAATATGAGTGGTATGGACGCGGTGGATCAGCCCCGCGCCATGTACCTGGCGGAACTGGCGGCGGAACTGGCGCGCACGGTGCTGAAACCGGGCGGGGATTTTCTGGTCAAACTTTTCCAGGGCGCCGAATTCGACGAGTACGTCCGGATGCTGCGCACCGAATACGATAAAGTCAGCATACGCAAACCCAAGGCCTCAAGACCCCGCTCCCGTGAGGTGTATGCGGTGGCCCGGGGCCGGAAAGTGGTGTAA
- the ftsH gene encoding ATP-dependent zinc metalloprotease FtsH has protein sequence MNDLVKNLIIWAVIAVVLMSVFNNFSPRTSTPQSLSYSQFISEVKSGRIKSVYIENNTIEGRTINGERFTTYSPNDPGLIGDLLNNNVEILAQEPQRRSLLMDILISWFPMLLLIGVWIYFMRQMQGGAGGRGAMSFGKSKAKMMSEDQVKVTFADVAGCDEAKEEVAELVEFLRDPSKFQKLGGKIPRGVLMVGSPGTGKTLLAKAIAGEAKVPFFSISGSDFVEMFVGVGASRVRDMFDQGKKHAPCIIFIDEIDAVGRHRGAGLGGGHDEREQTLNQLLVEMDGFEGTEGVIVIAATNRPDVLDPALLRPGRFDRQVVVPLPDVRGREQILKVHMRKVPLAENVRPDLIARGTPGFSGADLANLVNEAALFAARGNKRLVDMHDFERAKDKIMMGAERKSMVMNDAEKKLTAYHEAGHAIVGRLVPEHDPVYKVSIIPRGRALGVTMFLPEEDRYSHSKTRLESQICSLFGGRIAEEIIFGSDKVTTGASNDIERATAIARNMVTKWGLSDRLGPLSYSEDEGEVFLGRQVTQHKHMSDETAHAIDEEIRRVIDTSYDRAKKILEQNMDKLHVMAEALMKYETIDVEQINDIMEGKTPRPPSEWSDDEPKAGGGTPAEDEHAKGGVIGGPASQH, from the coding sequence TTGAACGACTTGGTCAAAAACCTGATTATCTGGGCGGTCATTGCCGTGGTGCTGATGTCCGTGTTCAACAACTTCAGCCCGCGCACGTCGACGCCGCAGTCCCTGTCCTATTCCCAGTTCATCAGCGAAGTGAAGAGCGGGCGCATCAAGAGCGTCTACATCGAGAACAACACCATCGAGGGGCGCACCATCAACGGTGAGCGCTTCACCACCTACAGCCCCAACGATCCGGGCCTGATCGGTGACCTGCTGAACAACAACGTGGAGATCCTGGCCCAGGAGCCCCAGCGTCGTTCCCTGCTGATGGACATCCTGATCAGCTGGTTCCCGATGCTGCTTCTGATCGGTGTGTGGATCTACTTCATGCGTCAGATGCAGGGCGGGGCCGGTGGCCGGGGGGCCATGTCCTTCGGCAAGAGCAAGGCCAAGATGATGAGCGAGGACCAGGTCAAGGTCACCTTCGCCGATGTGGCCGGCTGCGACGAGGCCAAGGAAGAGGTGGCCGAGCTGGTGGAATTCCTGCGCGATCCCAGCAAGTTCCAGAAACTTGGCGGCAAGATTCCCCGTGGTGTGCTCATGGTCGGTTCCCCGGGTACCGGTAAGACCCTGCTGGCCAAGGCCATCGCCGGCGAGGCCAAGGTGCCCTTCTTCAGCATCTCCGGCTCCGACTTCGTGGAGATGTTCGTGGGCGTGGGCGCCAGCCGCGTGCGCGACATGTTCGACCAGGGCAAGAAGCACGCCCCCTGCATCATCTTCATCGACGAGATCGACGCCGTGGGCCGCCACCGTGGCGCAGGTCTGGGCGGCGGTCACGACGAGCGCGAGCAGACCCTGAACCAGCTGCTGGTGGAGATGGATGGCTTCGAGGGCACCGAGGGCGTGATCGTGATCGCCGCCACCAACCGTCCCGACGTACTCGACCCGGCGCTGCTGCGTCCCGGCCGCTTCGACCGCCAGGTGGTGGTGCCCCTGCCGGACGTGCGCGGCCGCGAGCAGATCCTCAAGGTGCACATGCGCAAGGTGCCCCTGGCCGAGAACGTGCGCCCGGACCTCATCGCCCGAGGCACCCCCGGTTTCTCGGGTGCGGACCTGGCCAACCTGGTCAACGAGGCGGCCCTGTTCGCCGCCCGGGGCAACAAGCGCCTGGTGGACATGCACGATTTCGAGCGCGCCAAGGACAAGATCATGATGGGCGCCGAGCGCAAGTCCATGGTCATGAACGACGCGGAGAAGAAGCTCACCGCCTACCACGAGGCTGGTCACGCCATCGTTGGTCGCCTGGTGCCCGAGCACGACCCGGTCTACAAGGTGAGCATCATTCCCCGCGGCCGCGCCCTGGGTGTGACCATGTTCCTGCCCGAGGAGGACCGCTACAGCCACAGCAAGACCCGGCTTGAGAGCCAGATCTGCTCCCTGTTCGGCGGGCGTATCGCCGAAGAGATCATCTTCGGCTCCGACAAGGTCACCACCGGTGCCTCCAATGACATCGAGCGGGCCACCGCCATTGCCCGCAACATGGTGACCAAGTGGGGCCTGTCCGATCGCCTCGGGCCGCTGTCCTACAGCGAGGACGAGGGCGAGGTGTTCCTGGGCCGCCAGGTGACCCAGCACAAGCACATGTCCGACGAGACGGCCCATGCCATCGACGAGGAGATCCGGCGCGTGATCGATACCAGCTACGATCGCGCCAAGAAGATCCTGGAGCAGAACATGGACAAGCTCCACGTGATGGCCGAGGCCCTGATGAAGTACGAGACCATCGACGTGGAGCAGATCAACGACATCATGGAGGGCAAGACCCCCCGTCCGCCCAGTGAATGGAGCGATGACGAGCCCAAGGCGGGTGGCGGCACCCCCGCCGAGGATGAGCACGCCAAGGGCGGCGTGATCGGCGGGCCAGCCAGTCAGCATTGA
- the folP gene encoding dihydropteroate synthase: MLDCGGRALDLSRPRVMGILNVTPDSFSDGGRHAGLQQAVDHALAMVEAGAAIIDVGGESTRPGAEPVPVEEELARVIPVVEALARAIPVPVSVDTSQPEVMRAAAGAGAGLINDVRGLRLPGALEAARDIGLPVCLMHMSTLDPRTMQQEARYGDVVAEVGAFLAERVQACEALGIGRERLVLDPGFGFGKTLDHNLALFRALPELASLGLPLLVGVSRKGMIGALLGDRPIDGRLHGSVAAALLAARAGARILRVHDVGPTVDALRMLEGLEARGG; the protein is encoded by the coding sequence ATGCTGGACTGTGGTGGGCGAGCGCTGGATCTATCGCGCCCGCGGGTGATGGGGATCCTCAATGTGACCCCGGATTCCTTCTCTGATGGCGGGCGCCATGCCGGCCTGCAGCAGGCTGTGGACCATGCCCTGGCCATGGTGGAGGCGGGTGCGGCCATCATTGACGTGGGTGGGGAGTCCACCCGTCCAGGCGCTGAGCCGGTACCGGTGGAGGAGGAGCTGGCGCGGGTCATTCCGGTGGTCGAGGCCCTGGCCCGGGCCATCCCGGTGCCCGTCTCCGTGGACACCAGCCAGCCGGAGGTGATGCGTGCCGCAGCCGGGGCCGGGGCGGGGCTGATCAACGACGTGCGTGGCCTGAGGCTGCCGGGCGCCCTGGAAGCGGCCCGGGACATCGGCCTGCCCGTGTGTCTCATGCACATGAGCACCCTGGATCCGCGCACCATGCAGCAGGAAGCCCGCTACGGGGACGTGGTGGCCGAGGTCGGGGCCTTTCTCGCCGAGCGGGTGCAGGCCTGCGAGGCCCTGGGTATCGGCCGGGAGCGCCTGGTGCTGGACCCGGGATTTGGCTTTGGCAAGACCCTGGATCACAATCTGGCCCTGTTTCGCGCCCTGCCGGAACTGGCATCCCTGGGCCTGCCCCTGCTGGTGGGGGTCTCGCGCAAGGGCATGATCGGTGCGCTGCTGGGCGATCGGCCCATCGACGGGCGTCTGCATGGCAGCGTCGCGGCGGCCCTGCTGGCTGCCCGGGCCGGTGCCCGCATCCTGCGGGTCCATGACGTGGGGCCCACGGTGGATGCCCTGCGCATGCTCGAGGGCCTCGAGGCCCGGGGGGGCTGA
- the glmM gene encoding phosphoglucosamine mutase: protein MDRRYFGTDGIRGRVGRTPMTPDFALRLGWAAGRVLAPRGNGLVIIGKDTRVSGYMFESALEAGLSAAGTDIRLLGPMPTPAVAYLTRTFRASAGIVISASHNPFYDNGFKFFSAQGTKLPDEVELAIEAELEKPIETVDSADIGKAERVVDAAGRYIEFCKSTIPNGTAFHDLKLVVDCAHGATYAVAPSVFEELGAEVVAIGAEPDGFNINEKAGSLHPENLRAAVLAQRADAGIALDGDGDRLVLVDEQGEVLDGDEALCIIALARAGEGALGGGVVGTQMSNLGLELALKAQGIAFERAAVGDRYVMEMLQQRGWLLGGESSGHILCLDRTSTGDGIVSALQVLAIMQATGRPLSELRKVMAKFPQTLLNVPLNGGVARDALLSAKAVKEAVRAAEGALGGEGRVLLRPSGTEPLMRVMVEGRERRQVEQIAREIAEAVRSVADHAG, encoded by the coding sequence GTGGACAGACGCTATTTCGGGACCGATGGGATTCGTGGCCGGGTGGGGCGTACGCCCATGACACCGGATTTCGCCCTGCGCCTGGGCTGGGCGGCGGGCAGGGTCCTGGCGCCCAGGGGCAATGGCCTGGTGATCATCGGCAAGGACACCCGGGTCTCCGGTTACATGTTCGAGTCCGCCCTGGAGGCAGGGCTGTCCGCGGCGGGCACCGACATCCGCCTCCTGGGTCCCATGCCCACGCCGGCGGTGGCCTACCTGACGCGCACCTTCCGGGCCTCGGCGGGCATCGTCATCAGCGCCTCCCACAATCCCTTCTACGACAACGGCTTCAAGTTCTTCTCCGCCCAGGGCACCAAGCTGCCCGACGAGGTGGAACTGGCCATCGAGGCGGAGCTTGAAAAGCCCATCGAGACCGTGGATTCCGCGGATATCGGCAAGGCGGAGCGGGTGGTGGACGCCGCCGGGCGATACATCGAGTTCTGCAAGAGCACCATTCCCAACGGCACCGCCTTCCACGACCTGAAGCTGGTGGTGGATTGCGCCCACGGGGCCACCTACGCGGTGGCGCCCAGCGTGTTCGAGGAACTGGGGGCCGAGGTGGTGGCCATCGGCGCCGAGCCGGACGGTTTCAACATCAACGAGAAGGCCGGCTCCCTGCACCCGGAGAACCTGCGTGCCGCGGTCCTGGCCCAGCGCGCGGACGCGGGCATCGCCCTGGACGGTGACGGTGACCGCCTGGTGCTGGTGGACGAGCAGGGCGAGGTCCTGGACGGGGACGAGGCCCTGTGCATCATCGCCCTGGCCCGGGCCGGGGAGGGCGCCCTGGGCGGCGGGGTGGTGGGCACCCAGATGAGCAACCTGGGCCTGGAACTGGCTCTCAAGGCCCAGGGCATCGCCTTCGAGCGCGCTGCTGTGGGGGATCGCTACGTGATGGAGATGCTCCAGCAGCGCGGCTGGCTGCTGGGCGGCGAGTCCTCCGGCCACATCCTGTGCCTGGACCGCACCAGCACCGGCGACGGCATCGTCTCCGCCCTGCAGGTGCTGGCCATCATGCAGGCCACCGGTCGGCCCCTCTCGGAGCTGCGCAAGGTCATGGCCAAGTTCCCCCAGACCCTGCTGAACGTGCCCTTGAACGGCGGCGTGGCCCGGGACGCCCTGCTCTCCGCCAAGGCCGTCAAGGAGGCCGTGCGTGCCGCTGAGGGTGCCCTGGGCGGGGAGGGGCGTGTGCTGCTTCGGCCCTCCGGGACCGAGCCCCTGATGCGGGTCATGGTGGAGGGCAGGGAGCGTCGCCAGGTGGAACAGATCGCCCGGGAGATCGCCGAGGCGGTGCGCTCCGTAGCGGATCATGCCGGCTGA
- the tpiA gene encoding triose-phosphate isomerase, whose product MRQPLVAGNWKMNGSLKANEALLGDLRKALSGGIKAEVAVCPPFVYLPQVAGLIDGQPMALGAQDLSDQDAGAFTGEVSGTMLKDLGCEYVIVGHSERRSLYGEGDEFTARKFAAARRHGLKPILCVGELLEERESGVTEQVVARQLDAVMDLEGVSALADAVIAYEPVWAIGTGKTASPEQAQAVHAFIRARVAERDAQVAEGLRILYGGSVKADNAAELFSQPDIDGGLIGGASLKADDFMAICRAAEQAS is encoded by the coding sequence ATGCGACAGCCACTGGTGGCAGGCAACTGGAAAATGAACGGTTCCCTGAAGGCCAATGAGGCGTTGCTGGGCGACCTTCGCAAGGCCCTCTCAGGTGGTATCAAGGCAGAGGTCGCCGTGTGTCCCCCCTTCGTGTATCTCCCCCAGGTGGCGGGTCTGATCGATGGCCAGCCTATGGCCCTGGGTGCCCAGGATCTCTCCGACCAGGATGCCGGCGCCTTCACCGGCGAGGTATCCGGGACCATGCTCAAGGACCTGGGTTGTGAATACGTCATCGTGGGTCATTCGGAGCGTCGCAGCCTGTACGGCGAGGGCGACGAGTTCACGGCCCGCAAGTTTGCCGCCGCCCGGCGCCACGGCCTCAAGCCCATCCTGTGCGTGGGCGAACTGCTCGAGGAGCGCGAGTCCGGCGTGACCGAGCAGGTGGTGGCGCGGCAGCTGGATGCGGTGATGGATCTGGAGGGCGTGTCCGCCCTGGCCGACGCGGTGATCGCCTATGAGCCCGTGTGGGCCATCGGTACCGGCAAGACCGCCAGCCCCGAGCAGGCCCAGGCGGTGCATGCCTTCATCCGCGCTCGCGTGGCCGAACGGGATGCGCAAGTGGCCGAGGGTCTGCGCATCCTCTACGGCGGCAGCGTGAAAGCCGACAATGCTGCGGAACTGTTTTCGCAGCCGGATATTGACGGAGGCCTGATCGGCGGCGCCTCCCTGAAGGCTGATGATTTCATGGCCATTTGCCGCGCGGCCGAACAGGCGAGTTGA
- the secG gene encoding preprotein translocase subunit SecG, with protein MLYGLLLVVQVVVALALIALILMQHGKGADAGAAFGSGASSTVFGARGSANFLSRTTAILATVFFVNSMGLAYLVSNQPAPTSVIDRLPAIEQPAPVRPEPVEPGAPADVPR; from the coding sequence ATGTTGTATGGATTGTTACTGGTGGTGCAGGTGGTCGTGGCCCTGGCCCTGATCGCCCTGATCCTGATGCAGCACGGCAAGGGCGCCGATGCGGGCGCAGCCTTCGGCAGCGGTGCCTCCTCGACGGTGTTCGGCGCGCGGGGCTCGGCCAATTTCCTGAGCCGGACCACGGCCATCCTGGCGACGGTGTTCTTCGTCAACAGCATGGGTCTGGCGTATCTGGTATCCAACCAGCCCGCGCCTACCAGTGTGATCGACCGTCTGCCCGCCATCGAGCAGCCCGCTCCGGTTCGCCCGGAGCCGGTGGAGCCCGGGGCCCCGGCCGACGTGCCGCGCTGA
- a CDS encoding NADH-quinone oxidoreductase subunit A, translated as MLENYLPILIFIGVGLLVGIIPLALGMVIGPHRPDGAKNSPYECGFEAFEDSRMKFDVRFYLVAILFIIFDLEIAFLFPWAVALDSIGLFGLLAMALFLGILVIGFIYEWKKGALEWE; from the coding sequence ATGTTGGAAAACTATCTGCCGATCCTGATCTTCATCGGTGTGGGGCTTCTGGTGGGCATCATCCCGCTGGCCCTGGGTATGGTGATCGGTCCCCATCGTCCTGACGGGGCCAAGAACTCCCCCTATGAATGCGGTTTCGAGGCCTTCGAGGACTCGCGCATGAAGTTCGACGTCAGGTTCTACCTGGTCGCCATCCTGTTCATCATCTTCGATCTGGAAATCGCCTTCCTGTTTCCCTGGGCCGTGGCCCTGGACAGCATCGGCCTGTTCGGCCTGCTGGCCATGGCGCTGTTCCTGGGGATCCTGGTGATCGGCTTCATCTATGAGTGGAAGAAGGGGGCCCTGGAATGGGAATAG